One stretch of Variovorax sp. TBS-050B DNA includes these proteins:
- the boxB gene encoding benzoyl-CoA 2,3-epoxidase subunit BoxB, whose translation MSTINYSEKIPNNVNLGEDRTLQRALEGWQPNFINWWDDVGPEGSTNHEVYLRTAVSVDPQGWAQFGHVKMRDYRWGIFLNPGDAERKIHFGDHLGEKAWQDVPGEHRANLRRIIVTQGDTEPASVEQQRHLGLTAPSMYDLRNLFQINVEEGRHLWAMVYLLHKHFGRDGREEAEALLQRTSGDQDNPRILGAFNERTPDWLAFFMFTYFTDRDGKFQLSALAESAFDPLARTTKFMLTEEAHHMFVGESGVSRVLTRTAQVMNELKTDDPQKVRAAGAIDLGTIQRYLNFHYSVTIDLFGADQSSNAAIFYSSGLKGRYEEGKRTDDHVLKGQTYKVLEVKDGQLVEKDVPMLNALNEVLRDDFIKDSVAGVGRWNKVLEKAGIPTRLVVPHKAFNRQIGALAGIKMSPEGRVVNEAEWAAKRDEWLPSAEDFAFVASLMGRVVEPGKFANWIAPPVMGINRQPVDFEYVRFG comes from the coding sequence ATGAGCACGATCAACTACAGCGAGAAGATCCCCAACAACGTCAACCTCGGCGAAGACCGCACGCTGCAGCGCGCGCTCGAGGGCTGGCAGCCGAACTTCATCAACTGGTGGGACGACGTCGGCCCCGAGGGCTCGACCAACCACGAGGTCTACCTGCGCACCGCGGTGAGCGTCGATCCGCAGGGCTGGGCGCAGTTCGGGCACGTGAAGATGCGCGACTACCGCTGGGGCATCTTCCTGAACCCCGGCGACGCCGAGCGCAAGATCCACTTCGGCGACCACCTGGGCGAGAAGGCCTGGCAGGACGTGCCCGGCGAGCACCGCGCCAACCTGCGCCGCATCATCGTGACGCAGGGCGACACCGAGCCCGCCTCGGTCGAGCAGCAGCGCCACCTGGGCCTGACCGCGCCGTCGATGTACGACCTGCGCAACCTGTTCCAGATCAACGTGGAAGAAGGCCGCCACCTGTGGGCCATGGTCTACCTGCTGCACAAGCACTTCGGCCGCGACGGCCGCGAAGAGGCCGAGGCGCTGCTGCAGCGCACCTCGGGCGACCAGGACAACCCGCGCATCCTCGGTGCCTTTAACGAGCGCACGCCCGACTGGCTCGCGTTCTTCATGTTCACCTACTTCACCGACCGCGACGGCAAGTTCCAGCTGTCGGCGCTGGCCGAGAGCGCCTTCGATCCGCTCGCGCGCACCACCAAGTTCATGCTCACGGAGGAAGCGCACCACATGTTCGTGGGCGAGAGCGGCGTCTCGCGCGTGCTCACGCGCACCGCGCAGGTGATGAACGAGCTCAAGACCGACGATCCGCAGAAGGTGCGCGCCGCCGGCGCGATCGACCTCGGCACGATCCAGCGCTACCTGAACTTCCACTACAGCGTGACCATCGACCTGTTCGGCGCCGACCAGTCGAGCAACGCCGCCATCTTCTACAGCTCGGGCCTCAAGGGCCGCTACGAGGAAGGCAAGCGCACCGACGACCACGTGCTCAAGGGCCAGACCTACAAGGTGCTCGAAGTGAAGGACGGCCAGCTCGTCGAGAAGGACGTGCCGATGCTCAACGCGCTCAACGAAGTGCTGCGCGACGACTTCATCAAGGACTCGGTGGCCGGCGTCGGCCGCTGGAACAAGGTGCTCGAGAAGGCCGGCATCCCCACGCGCCTCGTCGTGCCGCACAAGGCCTTCAACCGCCAGATCGGCGCGCTCGCGGGCATCAAGATGTCGCCCGAGGGCCGCGTGGTCAACGAGGCCGAATGGGCCGCCAAGCGCGACGAGTGGCTGCCGAGCGCAGAGGACTTCGCTTTCGTGGCATCGTTGATGGGCCGCGTGGTCGAGCCGGGCAAGTTCGCCAACTGGATCGCGCCGCCGGTGATGGGCATCAACCGTCAGCCCGTTGATTTCGAGTACGTGCGTTTCGGATGA
- the boxC gene encoding 2,3-epoxybenzoyl-CoA dihydrolase: MTETTTLQAPPRVDYRIEPSQYRHWKLSVEGPVARLVLDIAEDGGIRPGYKLKLNSYDLGVDIELNDALNRVRFEHPEVRSVIVTSGKDRIFCSGANIFMLGVSSHAWKVNFCKFTNETRNGIEDSSKHSGLKFIAAVNGACAGGGYELALACDEILLVDDRSSAVSLPEVPLLGVLPGTGGLTRVTDKRHVRHDLADIFCTSVEGVRGQRAVDWRLVDAIAKPAQFAAAVQERAAQLAAGSDRPAGGKGVALTRIERAESADGIAYAHVNVQIDRSKRTATLTVKAPSGAQPADVAAIEAAGAAWWPLAMCRELDDAILHLRTNELDIGTWLLKTEGDAEAVLASDAVMLANKDHWLVRETIGALRRTLARLDVSSRSLFALVEAGSCFAGTLAELAFAADRTYMLALPDDAARAPKLTLNEFNFGFFPMVNDQSRLQRRFYEEAAPLDAAREAAGKPLDADEALRLGLVTAAPDDIDWDDEIRIAIEERAAMSPDALTGLEANLRFASRENMLTRIFGRLTAWQNWIFNRPNAVGEKGALKVYGTGEKAGFDLNRV; encoded by the coding sequence ATGACCGAGACCACGACCCTCCAGGCGCCGCCGCGCGTCGACTACCGCATCGAACCCTCGCAATACAGGCACTGGAAGCTCAGCGTCGAGGGCCCGGTCGCGCGCCTCGTGCTCGACATCGCGGAAGACGGCGGCATCCGACCCGGCTACAAGCTCAAGCTCAACAGCTACGACCTGGGCGTGGACATCGAACTCAACGACGCGCTGAACCGCGTGCGCTTCGAGCATCCCGAGGTGCGCAGCGTGATCGTCACCAGCGGCAAGGACCGCATCTTCTGTTCGGGCGCCAACATCTTCATGCTCGGCGTGTCGAGCCATGCCTGGAAGGTGAACTTCTGCAAGTTCACCAACGAGACGCGCAATGGCATCGAGGATTCGTCGAAGCACTCGGGCCTGAAGTTCATCGCGGCCGTCAACGGCGCCTGCGCGGGCGGCGGCTACGAACTCGCGCTCGCCTGCGACGAGATCCTGCTCGTGGACGACCGCTCCTCGGCCGTGTCGCTGCCCGAGGTGCCGCTGCTCGGCGTGCTGCCCGGCACCGGCGGCCTCACGCGCGTGACCGACAAGCGCCATGTGCGCCATGACCTCGCCGACATCTTCTGCACCAGCGTCGAAGGCGTGCGCGGCCAGCGCGCGGTCGACTGGCGCCTGGTCGACGCGATCGCCAAGCCCGCGCAGTTCGCCGCCGCCGTGCAGGAACGCGCTGCGCAGCTCGCCGCCGGCAGCGACCGCCCCGCGGGCGGCAAGGGCGTGGCGCTCACGCGCATCGAGCGTGCGGAAAGCGCGGACGGCATTGCCTATGCGCACGTCAACGTGCAGATCGACCGCAGCAAGCGCACCGCCACCCTCACCGTGAAGGCGCCGAGCGGCGCGCAGCCTGCGGACGTGGCCGCGATCGAAGCCGCGGGCGCCGCCTGGTGGCCGCTTGCGATGTGCCGCGAACTCGACGACGCGATCCTGCACCTGCGCACCAACGAGCTCGACATCGGCACCTGGCTGCTCAAGACCGAAGGCGATGCCGAGGCGGTGCTCGCCTCGGACGCCGTGATGCTCGCGAACAAGGACCACTGGCTGGTGCGCGAAACCATCGGCGCGCTGCGCCGCACGCTGGCGCGCCTCGACGTGTCCTCGCGCAGCCTGTTCGCGCTGGTCGAAGCGGGCTCGTGCTTTGCCGGCACGCTCGCCGAACTCGCCTTCGCGGCCGACCGCACTTACATGCTCGCGCTGCCCGACGACGCCGCGCGCGCGCCGAAGCTCACGCTGAACGAATTCAACTTCGGCTTCTTCCCGATGGTCAACGACCAGAGCCGCCTTCAGCGCCGCTTCTACGAAGAGGCCGCGCCGCTCGACGCCGCCCGCGAGGCCGCGGGCAAGCCGCTCGATGCCGACGAGGCGCTGCGCCTCGGCCTCGTGACCGCCGCGCCCGACGACATCGACTGGGACGACGAGATCCGCATCGCCATCGAGGAGCGCGCCGCGATGTCGCCCGACGCGCTCACCGGCCTCGAAGCCAACCTGCGCTTCGCGAGCCGCGAGAACATGCTGACCCGCATCTTCGGCCGGCTGACCGCCTGGCAGAACTGGATCTTCAACCGGCCCAACGCCGTCGGCGAGAAGGGCGCATTGAAGGTCTACGGCACCGGCGAGAAGGCCGGGTTCGATCTGAACCGCGTTTGA